One Spea bombifrons isolate aSpeBom1 chromosome 1, aSpeBom1.2.pri, whole genome shotgun sequence DNA window includes the following coding sequences:
- the OSTC gene encoding oligosaccharyltransferase complex subunit OSTC translates to MESLYRVPYTVLECPNLKLKKPSWLHMPSAMTVYAMVVVSYFLITGGIIYDVIVEPPSVGSMTDEHGHQRPVAFLAYRVNGQYIMEGLASSFLFTMGGLGFIILDRSNAPNIPKLNRFLLLFIGFICVLLSFFMARVFMRMKLPGYLMG, encoded by the exons ATGGAGAGCCTGTACCGTGTaccgtatacagtgctggagtgCCCCAACTTAAAGCTGAAGAAGCCCTCATGGCTGCATATGCCCTCTGCTATGACAGTGTATGCCATGGTGGTGGTGTCATACTTTCTCATCACAGGAG GTATAATTTATGATGTGATTGTGGAACCCCCTAGCGTTGGTTCTATGACAGATGAGCATGGACACCAGAGGCCAGTAGCTTTTCTGGCCTACAG AGTAAATGGGCAATACATTATGGAAGGCTTAGCTTCAAGCTTCCTCTTTACAATGGGTGGACTTGGATTCATCATCTTGGATCGCTCTAATGCCCCAAATATCCCTAAGCTGAATAGGTTCCTGCTGCTGTTTATCGGATTCATCTGTGTCCTTCTCAGCTTCTTCATGGCCAGAGTATTCATGAGGATGAAGCTTCC AGGTTACCTCATGggttaa
- the RPL34 gene encoding 60S ribosomal protein L34 → MVQRLTYRRRLSYNTTSNKTRLSRTPGNRIVYLYTKKVGKAPKSACGICPGRLRGIRAVRPKVLMRLSKTKKHVSRAYGGSMCAKCVRDRIKRAFLIEEQKIVVKVLKAQAQSQKAK, encoded by the exons ATGGTTCAACGCCTGACATACCGTCGTAGGTTGTCCTACAATACAACCTCCAACAAAACCAGACT GTCCCGGACACCAGGTAACCGAATTGTTTACCTGTACACCAAGAAAGTTGGCAAGGCACCTAAATCAGCATGTGGCATCTGCCCAGGGAGGCTCCGTGGT ATCCGTGCTGTTAGACCTAAAGTGCTCATGAGGCTGTCAAAGACAAAGAAGCATGTCAGCAGAGCATACGGTGGATCCATGTGTGCAAAATGTGTTCGTGACAG AATCAAGAGGGCATTCCTTATTgaagaacagaaaattgtggTGAAGGTGCTGAAGGCTCAGGCACAGAGCCAGAAGGCAAAGTAA